The following nucleotide sequence is from Deltaproteobacteria bacterium.
GCCTATGTCTAAGCCGACAACTATATTTTCCCTTTTGCCTTTTTTACCCATGGGGGGTCCCCCTTCGCCAGTATCTGTTCACCGCAATTTTTCTTTTTCCTTTTCCCTCTCCTTCATTTTAACCACGACTTTCCGGGAATAATTAAGATCCACGTACTCCACATCTTTAGATTTCTGCTGTAAGTCCGGCAAAACTTTTTCCAGGCGACTTATTTTTTCAGAAAGCTTTCCCGAACCCAGGCGGATCGGTATTCCTTTATCCAGAGTAAAGAGCGTGAGCCCGTTTTCTTTGTTGAGGTGGATTTCGGAAACTTGCCGGAGGGTCAAGACCTTCCCTTCCCTGAGCAATTCTAAGAGTTCCAATCCCTGGAGGATCAGGCTTATAGCTCCTTTATCCCGTTCTTTAACCTCTTGGTATTGCAGCCCCGTGAAAACAGGTAAATCTATCCGGTCTTTGGGCCCTGCTTTTTTAAAAATCTCCCCGTGGCGGTCGACCAGGTATAGGTCATCCAAAAGGATAAGGGCAAGGGCAACTCTTTCTTGAACTTCGATGATCAAAGCCATTCTGGACCAATCCCGCCGCACTGTGGCCTTTTCCACCCAGGGGTGCTGAGCTAACCGATTGCTGACTTCTTTTAAGTCTAAGTTCATCAAGCTGGCTTTGAAGTCTATCCGGGATAGATTCAACAACTCGGTTTCGGTGACGTTTACGCAACCCATGATCTTGATTTCTCCTACATTCAGGCCCGCAGTACGCTGAAAATACTGGTAGGCCGTGAAGCCCAGCATCGTAAGGCTGGCCAACATAATGAGGCTAAGAGCCCCCTTGCCGATTCTTCCAGCCCAGACCCGGAGTTGGCCGGTATTTTTCCCCCGGAATCGGCGTATTTTTCGGTTTGCTCTGATTCGATTGTGGCGAGCCATCCCTCCACTTTTTCCAAGGCCCTCCGGCCTTTCTTTCATTTCAGGCTTTGCACCGGAATTTTCAATCGTGCCCCCAGGAGGATTCGCTCTACCAAATTCGGGAAATCGATCCCCGCCCCCCTGGCGATCTCCGGCAGGATGCTCAGGCCGGTCATTCCGGGTAAGGTGTTCACTTCCAAGATAAAAAATCGGCCAGAATTGCCAGTCTCCTCCCTGTACAACAAGTCCACCCGTGTGGCTCCCTCACAGCCTAAAAGACGGTGAGCCTCCAGTCCTAACTGCAAAGCCCGAACGTAGTCGTCCTTCGGCAGCGGTGCTGGAAGCAAATGCTCGGCCAACCCTTCCGTATATTTGGCTTGATAGCTATAGAATTGCACCTTGGGGACGATCTCAATCGCCCCCAGGG
It contains:
- a CDS encoding cell division protein FtsQ/DivIB; protein product: MARHNRIRANRKIRRFRGKNTGQLRVWAGRIGKGALSLIMLASLTMLGFTAYQYFQRTAGLNVGEIKIMGCVNVTETELLNLSRIDFKASLMNLDLKEVSNRLAQHPWVEKATVRRDWSRMALIIEVQERVALALILLDDLYLVDRHGEIFKKAGPKDRIDLPVFTGLQYQEVKERDKGAISLILQGLELLELLREGKVLTLRQVSEIHLNKENGLTLFTLDKGIPIRLGSGKLSEKISRLEKVLPDLQQKSKDVEYVDLNYSRKVVVKMKEREKEKEKLR